One genomic window of Actinoalloteichus hoggarensis includes the following:
- a CDS encoding amidohydrolase family protein — translation MTQAPPALHLTGVTLPDGVTRDLWVSAGRIGFDPVPDARPLAGGWLLPGLVDAHCHIGIDPTGPVPVAEAARQAEIERDAGVLLVRDCGVPVDTRPLQSRDDLPRIIRSGRHLARRRRYLRDLGLELDDPAELPAAVAAQAAEGDGWVKLVGDWIDREIGDLAPLWPDDVLVEAVAAAHQAGARVNAHVFGADALPGLLAAGVDCIEHGTGLTDDTIDLMARQGTALVPTLINTAEFLTIADSAVRFPRYAAHMRALHARRLPTVAAAAEAGVPVFAGTDAGSSAGTGIGHGRIADEVIALAEAGLSRRQALGAASWAARDWLGFPGLVDGASADLVIYDADPRDDLAVLRSPRDVVLRGVVHPGSGR, via the coding sequence GTGACGCAGGCGCCGCCCGCACTGCACCTCACCGGTGTCACCCTGCCCGACGGCGTCACCCGCGACCTGTGGGTCTCGGCGGGCCGTATCGGCTTCGACCCGGTTCCCGACGCCCGGCCGCTGGCAGGCGGCTGGCTGCTGCCCGGACTGGTCGACGCGCACTGTCATATCGGGATCGACCCCACCGGGCCCGTTCCAGTGGCGGAGGCGGCCCGTCAGGCCGAGATCGAGCGCGACGCGGGCGTTTTGCTCGTCCGAGACTGCGGCGTTCCGGTCGACACTCGGCCGTTGCAGTCCCGGGACGACCTCCCGCGCATCATCCGGTCGGGCAGACACCTCGCCCGGCGCAGGCGTTATCTGCGTGATCTCGGTCTGGAGCTCGACGACCCGGCCGAACTGCCCGCTGCCGTCGCGGCGCAGGCGGCCGAGGGCGACGGCTGGGTCAAACTCGTCGGAGACTGGATCGACCGGGAGATCGGTGATCTGGCGCCGCTGTGGCCCGACGACGTCCTCGTCGAGGCCGTGGCGGCCGCCCATCAGGCAGGCGCGCGGGTCAACGCCCATGTGTTCGGCGCGGACGCCCTGCCCGGACTCCTCGCGGCGGGCGTCGACTGCATCGAGCACGGCACCGGCCTCACCGACGACACCATCGACCTGATGGCGCGGCAGGGCACCGCACTGGTGCCCACCCTGATCAACACGGCCGAGTTCCTCACCATCGCCGACTCGGCGGTCCGGTTCCCCCGCTACGCCGCGCACATGCGTGCGCTGCACGCGCGCAGGCTGCCGACCGTCGCGGCGGCGGCGGAGGCGGGGGTGCCCGTCTTCGCGGGCACCGACGCGGGCAGTTCCGCGGGAACGGGCATCGGGCACGGTCGCATCGCCGACGAGGTGATCGCGCTGGCCGAGGCAGGCCTGTCGCGACGGCAGGCGCTCGGCGCGGCCAGCTGGGCGGCACGTGACTGGCTCGGCTTCCCCGGCCTGGTCGACGGCGCGTCGGCGGACCTGGTGATCTACGACGCGGACCCGAGGGACGACCTCGCCGTCCTGCGTTCGCCGAGGGACGTCGTGTTACGCGGCGTGGTACATCCGGGCAGCGGACGCTGA
- a CDS encoding CPBP family intramembrane glutamic endopeptidase yields MGNEPPLNSDDPDGTPKAERVSDAAAGPQGQIEGDGTPQAQARSEAPEPGGAAAGRAGTAAGPAAPIDEPADTDPATPASGQAGTPQAALTAEHRPDRTLDASSAAEQHRPGTTPMPGTAGGGSPGRAPGSPVAVVPGMTPGASSPAAPPPGGLPPGAAGPGVGQHPGAAPVPYPSAPSWASYGRPMGGVQDGYDPRLHSRYWEAQLEAGARSSLHWGFLAFFLGWGGYYLTGMLLSVVMSGRFENFDQLDPPPLGPLLLLSLLPNLFLGLGPAVLSWWKGSGTRRDFGIVPKWRDVWVGLSCGGAGLLGAFIVALMVMGDAVENGDESAISGMGALFEGQAIWVFCLALFMFIGAPLTEELLVRGALWGALEHFKVPRYAVLLLTTFVFALIHEEPMRTPILLVGGLAMGIARMITGRVSAAIIAHAAYNFLPALIFYTQFS; encoded by the coding sequence GTGGGCAACGAACCTCCCCTGAACAGTGACGACCCCGACGGCACGCCGAAGGCCGAGCGCGTTTCCGACGCGGCGGCCGGGCCACAGGGCCAGATCGAGGGTGACGGAACTCCGCAGGCTCAGGCACGATCCGAGGCGCCGGAGCCCGGCGGCGCCGCGGCAGGCCGTGCCGGCACGGCGGCCGGACCCGCCGCACCGATCGACGAGCCCGCCGACACGGACCCCGCCACCCCGGCGAGCGGGCAGGCGGGCACCCCCCAGGCCGCTCTCACAGCCGAACACCGTCCCGACCGAACGCTCGACGCGTCCTCCGCCGCCGAGCAGCATCGGCCGGGGACGACGCCGATGCCCGGCACCGCAGGCGGCGGTTCCCCCGGTCGGGCCCCCGGCAGTCCGGTGGCGGTGGTCCCCGGTATGACGCCGGGTGCGTCTTCCCCCGCCGCTCCGCCGCCGGGCGGGCTCCCTCCGGGGGCGGCCGGGCCCGGTGTCGGGCAGCATCCAGGGGCCGCGCCCGTCCCGTATCCCTCGGCGCCGTCCTGGGCGAGTTACGGAAGGCCGATGGGCGGCGTTCAGGACGGCTACGATCCCAGGCTTCACTCCCGTTACTGGGAGGCCCAGCTGGAGGCGGGGGCCCGGAGCAGCCTGCACTGGGGATTCCTGGCCTTCTTCCTCGGCTGGGGCGGCTACTACCTCACCGGCATGCTGCTCTCGGTCGTCATGTCGGGTCGGTTCGAGAACTTCGATCAGCTCGACCCCCCGCCACTCGGTCCGTTGCTGCTGCTCTCCCTGCTGCCCAACCTGTTCCTCGGGCTCGGTCCTGCCGTGCTGTCGTGGTGGAAGGGCAGCGGGACGCGCCGGGACTTCGGCATCGTGCCGAAATGGCGTGACGTGTGGGTCGGGCTGTCCTGTGGGGGCGCGGGTCTGCTCGGCGCCTTCATCGTCGCTCTGATGGTGATGGGCGACGCGGTCGAGAACGGCGATGAGAGCGCCATCAGCGGGATGGGCGCGTTGTTCGAAGGCCAGGCGATCTGGGTCTTCTGTCTCGCCCTGTTCATGTTCATCGGCGCACCGCTCACCGAGGAGCTGCTGGTCCGAGGCGCGCTCTGGGGTGCCCTTGAGCATTTCAAGGTGCCGCGTTACGCCGTCCTCCTGCTGACCACCTTCGTCTTCGCGTTGATTCACGAGGAGCCGATGCGGACGCCCATCCTGTTGGTCGGCGGCCTGGCCATGGGAATCGCCCGAATGATCACCGGCCGGGTCTCCGCCGCGATCATCGCCCATGCCGCCTACAACTTCCTGCCGGCGTTGATCTTCTACACCCAGTTCTCCTGA
- a CDS encoding CPBP family intramembrane glutamic endopeptidase: MVAAPPKAAPPHRWGFGVFFLSQLVFLLSSVFVVAPFGDTTEDPGLRPAVLLIGLIVPTVLSATVVVVATLVRGNGPRADLGLRWSWADVRTGLGLGAVGIVLTLGASRLWTNWVGEDQATSAVGSLLDDLRLPPVLAVLIFLHLLVLAPLCEELVFRGALWGAMDRLRWSRWSAFAVTTALFAVAHLEPARTPLLLIIGIPIGLARLFTGRLIAAVIAHQVNNLLPALGVLLLALGVIPT, from the coding sequence GTGGTCGCCGCGCCGCCGAAAGCCGCGCCGCCGCACCGTTGGGGATTCGGCGTCTTCTTTCTCTCGCAACTGGTCTTTCTCCTCTCCTCGGTCTTCGTGGTCGCGCCGTTCGGCGACACGACCGAGGATCCCGGGCTGCGACCCGCCGTGCTGCTGATCGGACTGATCGTCCCGACGGTCCTCTCGGCCACGGTGGTCGTGGTCGCCACCCTGGTCCGGGGCAACGGCCCCCGGGCGGATCTGGGACTGCGCTGGTCGTGGGCCGACGTCCGGACGGGGCTGGGCCTGGGCGCGGTCGGGATCGTGCTCACGCTGGGCGCGTCCCGGCTCTGGACGAACTGGGTGGGGGAGGACCAGGCGACCTCCGCCGTCGGCTCGCTGCTGGACGATCTCCGGTTGCCCCCCGTGCTGGCGGTGCTGATCTTCCTGCATCTGCTGGTGCTGGCGCCGCTGTGTGAGGAGCTGGTGTTCCGGGGCGCGTTGTGGGGCGCGATGGATCGGCTGCGCTGGAGCCGGTGGAGCGCCTTCGCGGTGACCACGGCGCTCTTCGCCGTCGCACACCTGGAACCGGCCCGCACTCCGCTGCTGCTGATCATCGGCATCCCGATCGGGCTTGCCAGGCTCTTCACCGGACGGCTGATCGCGGCCGTCATCGCGCATCAGGTGAACAATCTGCTGCCCGCGCTGGGCGTCCTGTTGCTGGCCCTCGGCGTCATCCCGACCTGA